A genomic stretch from Festucalex cinctus isolate MCC-2025b chromosome 13, RoL_Fcin_1.0, whole genome shotgun sequence includes:
- the wdr62 gene encoding WD repeat-containing protein 62 isoform X2 yields the protein MAELTDCGGSFHAAKRKSAAGKTSRHKTSVKLEKVLGISTASSSALASDPNSGLVAYPAGCVVVLLQPQINTQSHIVNTSRKPFSALAFSCDGKHLVTGESGHLPCVRVWQVDEGVEVGSVQKHKCSVSCVAFSPSGAYVVSVGSQYDMTVCVWDWKKGSVLASNKVSSSVSAISFSQDGGYFVTAGKRHVKFWYLDASKEQQVSSNMTVPLIGRSGVLGEQHKRVFSGVACGRGPAAKATFAVTQSALLCRFDASRRLDAWVPLKASCAHSLALSDHLVFCGCADGLVRVFSPSDLRYITTLPRPHRLGAELIMPRPFSPRLGHHYPDVGAMTFNPRLHHLTCVYSDHSVYVWDVEHLEKVTKIHSALYHSASVWNVQVCPQPSPARPVPSWFLTCSSDNTIRLWRVHSDAANNNIDSNDLLRILYVGDDRQAEQGDKSDADGKSWVRALALSPDGRQLATGDVCGTLRIFDLESLDELVKMEAHDAEILALEFSPPSTGVRLLASAGRDRLVRIFNLDRNFGLAQTVADHSASALAVKFAGDAEHVRLASCGADRSVYFYQRTEAADGSVHFVRTAQALEKTSLSDMDGDTSRTHVAVACQDRIVRLYNVETGKLSKSLKDSSTEGALLKVHVDPSGSYVATSCSNKNISILDYQSGERVASLSGHSELVTCLRFSEDCQHLISTSADSCVFVWRLDPRMTATMTRKKAADLRLLTSHASVTHWAETIPFSRETFLVGPACQLPGAKLPWVATCTPSRPDPEGPPPILTNGKMPMWYRRLGEPTTSSYVQSDAEPAPVRNRWLENSPLIILDYSLSSSKTDEDEDGEDKDEDFIPQSLEHLLRDEQDEEVERSFRDHLAQDRTCSAGTQSAAGDGSWSGFLHRHDDSSADLRPQNDAICVRDSKLAIQAAHQPPCFHQVDSGERGAARQRTNQPSPDSACSTGSAGSFDDDDMDSVTRGISAASSLVDQEETTYSASSEENLDWSSPQFQDLHLHPRLSVCRDFLSRFRHRLRDRTSQATPPMSICASVLEESHSTVNCERLPPC from the exons ATGGCAGAGCTCACCGACTGTGGCGGTTCCTTCCACGCCGCCAAGAGGAAATCAGCAGCGGGGAAGACGAGCCGTCACAAGACCTCG GTGAAACTGGAAAAAGTTCTGGGCATCAGCACGGCCAGCAGCAGCGCTTTGGCGTCCGATCCAAACTCCGGGCTTGTCGCCTATCCCGCAGG gTGTGTGGTGGTGCTCCTCCAGCCGCAGATCAACACCCAAAGTCACATCGTCAACACGTCCAG gaAACCTTTCAGCGCTTTGGCCTTCTCCTGCGATGGCAAACATCTGGTCACTGGGGAG aGTGGCCACTTgccgtgcgtgcgcgtgtggcaGGTGGACGAGGGCGTGGAAGTGGGCAGCGTTCAGAAGCACAAGTGCAGCGTTTCCTGCGTGGCCTTCTCCCCCAGCGGCGCTTACGTCGTCTCCGTCGGATCCCAGTACGACATGACCGTGTGCGTGTGGGACTGGAAg AAAGGTTCCGTCCTGGCTTCCAATAAAGTGTCCAGCAGCGTGTCGGCCATTTCCTTTTCTCAGGACGGCGGTTACTTTGTTACCGCCGGCAAACGACACGTCAAGTTTTGGTACCTGGACGCCTCCAAGGAGCAGCAG GTGAGCAGCAACATGACAGTGCCTCTGATTGGTCGCTCGGGCGTGCTGGGCGAGCAGCACAAGCGCGTCTTCAGCGGCGTGGCGTGCGGCCGCGGCCCCGCCGCCAAAGCCACCTTCGCCGTCACCCAGTCGGCGCTACTGTGCCGCTTTGACGCCAGCCGCCGTTTGGATGCTTGGGTGCCCCTCAAG GCGTCGTGCGCGCACAGCCTGGCGCTCAGCGACCACTTGGTGTTTTGCGGCTGCGCTGACGGTTTGGTGCGTGTCTTCTCGCCGTCCGACCTGCGCTACATCACCACCCTGCCTCGCCCGCACCGCCTGGGGGCGGAGCTTATCATGCCCAG GCCGTTCAGCCCCAGGTTGGGTCACCACTACCCCGACGTGGGGGCCATGACCTTTAACCCCAGGCTTCACCATCTGACGTGCGTGTACAGCGACCACAGCGTTTACGTTTGGGACGTGGAGCATCTGGAGAAGGTGACCAAGATCCACTCGGCGCTGTACCACAGCGCCAGCGTGTGGAACGTTCAG GTGTGTCCGCAGCCGTCCCCGGCACGTCCAGTGCCATCTTGGTTCCTCACCTGCTCGTCAGACAACACCATCAGGCTGTGGCGCGTCCACTCGGACGCGGCGAACAACAACATCGACAGCAAC GACCTGCTGAGGATTTTATATGTGGGAGACGACAGGCAGGCGGAGCAGGGCGACAAATCGGACGCTGACGGGAAGTCGTGGGTCCGAGCGCTGGCCCTCAGTCCCGACGGACGGCAGCTGGCCACCGGAGATGTCTGCGGAACGCTGCG CATCTTCGATTTGGAGTCGCTGGACGAGCTGGTGAAGATGGAGGCTCACGACGCGGAGATTTTGGCTCTGGAGTTCTCGCCCCCCTCCACAG GCGTGAGGCTGCTCGCCAGCGCCGGCAGAGACCGCCTGGTTCGGATCTTCAACTTGGACCGCAACTTCGGTCTGGCGCAGACGGTCGCCGACCACTCGGCCTCGGCGCTGGCCGTCAAGTTCGCAG GTGACGCCGAGCACGTCCGCTTGGCCAGCTGCGGCGCCGACAGGAGCGTCTACTTCTATCAGCGG ACAGAGGCAGCGGATGGCAGCGTGCATTTTGTTCGGACAGCGCAAGCATTGGAGAAGACGTCGCTGTCCGACATGGACGGCGACACGTCGAGGACGCACGTGGCCGTCGCTTGTCAGGACAGAATCGTGCG GCTGTACAACGTTGAGACGGGAAAGCTGAGCAAAAGTTTGAAAGACTCGAGCACCGAAGGAGCTTTGCTGAAG GTCCACGTGGACCCGTCGGGCTCGTACGTGGCCACCAGCTGCTCCAACAAGAACATCAGCATCTTGGACTACCAGTCGGGAGAGCGCGTGGCTTCCCTCTCGGGACATTCGG AGCTGGTGACGTGCTTGAGGTTCAGCGAGGACTGCCAACACCTGATCAGCACATCAGCAGACAG TTGCGTGTTTGTGTGGCGGCTGGACCCCCGCATGACGGCCACCATGACGAGGAAGAAGGCAGCAGACCTGCGCTTGCTCACATCTCACGCGTCCGTCACTCACTGGGCGGAGACTATTCCTTTCAGTCGGGAAACCTTTCTGGTCGGGCCGGCTTGTCAGCTGCCCGGTGCCAAGCTGCCCTGGGTGGCGACCTGCACACCGTCCAGACCGGACCCCGAAG GTCCTCCGCCAATACTCACCAATGGCAAGATGCCCATGTGGTACCGGAGActg GGCGAGCCGACAACCTCCTCATACGTCCAGTCGGACGCAGAGCCTGCTCCGGTGCGGAATCGCTGGCTGGAAAACAGTCCACTGATCATCTTGGACTACTCTCTGAGTAGCAGCAAGACTGACGAGGACGAAGATGGCGAGGACAAGGACGAGGACTTCATTCCGCAGAGTCTGGAGCATCTGCTCAGAGACGAGCAAGACGAGGAGGTGGAACGGAGCTTCCGGGATCATCTGGCGCAGGATCGTACGTGCTCAGCTGGCACGCAGAGCGCAGCGGGAGACGGCAGCTGGAGTGGCTTCCTCCATCGTCATGATGACTCGTCCGCCGACCTTCGCCCTCAAAACGATGCCATCTGCGTGCGTGACAG CAAGCTTGCCATCCAGGCGGCACATCAGCCACCTTGCTTCCATCAGGTGGATAGTGGCGAGCGGGGGGCGGCGCGCCAGAGGACCAATCAGCCGAGCCCGGACTCCGCCTGCTCGACAGGCTCGGCTGGAAGCTTTGACGATGACG aCATGGACTCAGTGACTCGGGGCATTTCTGCAGCCAGTTCACTTGTGGACCAAGAGGAGACGACGTACTCGGCTTCCAGTGAAG AAAATTTAGATTGGAGCTCCCCGCAGTTCCAAGACTTGCACCTGCACCCGCGACTCAGCGTCTGCAGAGACTTCCTGTCCCGCTTCCGCCACCGCCTAAG GGACCGCACAAGCCAAGCCACGCCCCCCATGTCCATTTGTGCCAGCGTCCTAGAAGAGAGCCACTCAACG GTCAATTGTGAGAGGTTGCCACCGTGTTGA
- the wdr62 gene encoding WD repeat-containing protein 62 isoform X1 translates to MAELTDCGGSFHAAKRKSAAGKTSRHKTSVKLEKVLGISTASSSALASDPNSGLVAYPAGCVVVLLQPQINTQSHIVNTSRKPFSALAFSCDGKHLVTGESGHLPCVRVWQVDEGVEVGSVQKHKCSVSCVAFSPSGAYVVSVGSQYDMTVCVWDWKKGSVLASNKVSSSVSAISFSQDGGYFVTAGKRHVKFWYLDASKEQQVSSNMTVPLIGRSGVLGEQHKRVFSGVACGRGPAAKATFAVTQSALLCRFDASRRLDAWVPLKASCAHSLALSDHLVFCGCADGLVRVFSPSDLRYITTLPRPHRLGAELIMPRPFSPRLGHHYPDVGAMTFNPRLHHLTCVYSDHSVYVWDVEHLEKVTKIHSALYHSASVWNVQVCPQPSPARPVPSWFLTCSSDNTIRLWRVHSDAANNNIDSNDLLRILYVGDDRQAEQGDKSDADGKSWVRALALSPDGRQLATGDVCGTLRIFDLESLDELVKMEAHDAEILALEFSPPSTGVRLLASAGRDRLVRIFNLDRNFGLAQTVADHSASALAVKFAGDAEHVRLASCGADRSVYFYQRTEAADGSVHFVRTAQALEKTSLSDMDGDTSRTHVAVACQDRIVRLYNVETGKLSKSLKDSSTEGALLKVHVDPSGSYVATSCSNKNISILDYQSGERVASLSGHSELVTCLRFSEDCQHLISTSADSCVFVWRLDPRMTATMTRKKAADLRLLTSHASVTHWAETIPFSRETFLVGPACQLPGAKLPWVATCTPSRPDPEGPPPILTNGKMPMWYRRLQGEPTTSSYVQSDAEPAPVRNRWLENSPLIILDYSLSSSKTDEDEDGEDKDEDFIPQSLEHLLRDEQDEEVERSFRDHLAQDRTCSAGTQSAAGDGSWSGFLHRHDDSSADLRPQNDAICVRDSKLAIQAAHQPPCFHQVDSGERGAARQRTNQPSPDSACSTGSAGSFDDDDMDSVTRGISAASSLVDQEETTYSASSEENLDWSSPQFQDLHLHPRLSVCRDFLSRFRHRLRDRTSQATPPMSICASVLEESHSTVNCERLPPC, encoded by the exons ATGGCAGAGCTCACCGACTGTGGCGGTTCCTTCCACGCCGCCAAGAGGAAATCAGCAGCGGGGAAGACGAGCCGTCACAAGACCTCG GTGAAACTGGAAAAAGTTCTGGGCATCAGCACGGCCAGCAGCAGCGCTTTGGCGTCCGATCCAAACTCCGGGCTTGTCGCCTATCCCGCAGG gTGTGTGGTGGTGCTCCTCCAGCCGCAGATCAACACCCAAAGTCACATCGTCAACACGTCCAG gaAACCTTTCAGCGCTTTGGCCTTCTCCTGCGATGGCAAACATCTGGTCACTGGGGAG aGTGGCCACTTgccgtgcgtgcgcgtgtggcaGGTGGACGAGGGCGTGGAAGTGGGCAGCGTTCAGAAGCACAAGTGCAGCGTTTCCTGCGTGGCCTTCTCCCCCAGCGGCGCTTACGTCGTCTCCGTCGGATCCCAGTACGACATGACCGTGTGCGTGTGGGACTGGAAg AAAGGTTCCGTCCTGGCTTCCAATAAAGTGTCCAGCAGCGTGTCGGCCATTTCCTTTTCTCAGGACGGCGGTTACTTTGTTACCGCCGGCAAACGACACGTCAAGTTTTGGTACCTGGACGCCTCCAAGGAGCAGCAG GTGAGCAGCAACATGACAGTGCCTCTGATTGGTCGCTCGGGCGTGCTGGGCGAGCAGCACAAGCGCGTCTTCAGCGGCGTGGCGTGCGGCCGCGGCCCCGCCGCCAAAGCCACCTTCGCCGTCACCCAGTCGGCGCTACTGTGCCGCTTTGACGCCAGCCGCCGTTTGGATGCTTGGGTGCCCCTCAAG GCGTCGTGCGCGCACAGCCTGGCGCTCAGCGACCACTTGGTGTTTTGCGGCTGCGCTGACGGTTTGGTGCGTGTCTTCTCGCCGTCCGACCTGCGCTACATCACCACCCTGCCTCGCCCGCACCGCCTGGGGGCGGAGCTTATCATGCCCAG GCCGTTCAGCCCCAGGTTGGGTCACCACTACCCCGACGTGGGGGCCATGACCTTTAACCCCAGGCTTCACCATCTGACGTGCGTGTACAGCGACCACAGCGTTTACGTTTGGGACGTGGAGCATCTGGAGAAGGTGACCAAGATCCACTCGGCGCTGTACCACAGCGCCAGCGTGTGGAACGTTCAG GTGTGTCCGCAGCCGTCCCCGGCACGTCCAGTGCCATCTTGGTTCCTCACCTGCTCGTCAGACAACACCATCAGGCTGTGGCGCGTCCACTCGGACGCGGCGAACAACAACATCGACAGCAAC GACCTGCTGAGGATTTTATATGTGGGAGACGACAGGCAGGCGGAGCAGGGCGACAAATCGGACGCTGACGGGAAGTCGTGGGTCCGAGCGCTGGCCCTCAGTCCCGACGGACGGCAGCTGGCCACCGGAGATGTCTGCGGAACGCTGCG CATCTTCGATTTGGAGTCGCTGGACGAGCTGGTGAAGATGGAGGCTCACGACGCGGAGATTTTGGCTCTGGAGTTCTCGCCCCCCTCCACAG GCGTGAGGCTGCTCGCCAGCGCCGGCAGAGACCGCCTGGTTCGGATCTTCAACTTGGACCGCAACTTCGGTCTGGCGCAGACGGTCGCCGACCACTCGGCCTCGGCGCTGGCCGTCAAGTTCGCAG GTGACGCCGAGCACGTCCGCTTGGCCAGCTGCGGCGCCGACAGGAGCGTCTACTTCTATCAGCGG ACAGAGGCAGCGGATGGCAGCGTGCATTTTGTTCGGACAGCGCAAGCATTGGAGAAGACGTCGCTGTCCGACATGGACGGCGACACGTCGAGGACGCACGTGGCCGTCGCTTGTCAGGACAGAATCGTGCG GCTGTACAACGTTGAGACGGGAAAGCTGAGCAAAAGTTTGAAAGACTCGAGCACCGAAGGAGCTTTGCTGAAG GTCCACGTGGACCCGTCGGGCTCGTACGTGGCCACCAGCTGCTCCAACAAGAACATCAGCATCTTGGACTACCAGTCGGGAGAGCGCGTGGCTTCCCTCTCGGGACATTCGG AGCTGGTGACGTGCTTGAGGTTCAGCGAGGACTGCCAACACCTGATCAGCACATCAGCAGACAG TTGCGTGTTTGTGTGGCGGCTGGACCCCCGCATGACGGCCACCATGACGAGGAAGAAGGCAGCAGACCTGCGCTTGCTCACATCTCACGCGTCCGTCACTCACTGGGCGGAGACTATTCCTTTCAGTCGGGAAACCTTTCTGGTCGGGCCGGCTTGTCAGCTGCCCGGTGCCAAGCTGCCCTGGGTGGCGACCTGCACACCGTCCAGACCGGACCCCGAAG GTCCTCCGCCAATACTCACCAATGGCAAGATGCCCATGTGGTACCGGAGActg CAGGGCGAGCCGACAACCTCCTCATACGTCCAGTCGGACGCAGAGCCTGCTCCGGTGCGGAATCGCTGGCTGGAAAACAGTCCACTGATCATCTTGGACTACTCTCTGAGTAGCAGCAAGACTGACGAGGACGAAGATGGCGAGGACAAGGACGAGGACTTCATTCCGCAGAGTCTGGAGCATCTGCTCAGAGACGAGCAAGACGAGGAGGTGGAACGGAGCTTCCGGGATCATCTGGCGCAGGATCGTACGTGCTCAGCTGGCACGCAGAGCGCAGCGGGAGACGGCAGCTGGAGTGGCTTCCTCCATCGTCATGATGACTCGTCCGCCGACCTTCGCCCTCAAAACGATGCCATCTGCGTGCGTGACAG CAAGCTTGCCATCCAGGCGGCACATCAGCCACCTTGCTTCCATCAGGTGGATAGTGGCGAGCGGGGGGCGGCGCGCCAGAGGACCAATCAGCCGAGCCCGGACTCCGCCTGCTCGACAGGCTCGGCTGGAAGCTTTGACGATGACG aCATGGACTCAGTGACTCGGGGCATTTCTGCAGCCAGTTCACTTGTGGACCAAGAGGAGACGACGTACTCGGCTTCCAGTGAAG AAAATTTAGATTGGAGCTCCCCGCAGTTCCAAGACTTGCACCTGCACCCGCGACTCAGCGTCTGCAGAGACTTCCTGTCCCGCTTCCGCCACCGCCTAAG GGACCGCACAAGCCAAGCCACGCCCCCCATGTCCATTTGTGCCAGCGTCCTAGAAGAGAGCCACTCAACG GTCAATTGTGAGAGGTTGCCACCGTGTTGA
- the wdr62 gene encoding WD repeat-containing protein 62 isoform X3 produces the protein MAELTDCGGSFHAAKRKSAAGKTSRHKTSVKLEKVLGISTASSSALASDPNSGLVAYPAGCVVVLLQPQINTQSHIVNTSRKPFSALAFSCDGKHLVTGESGHLPCVRVWQVDEGVEVGSVQKHKCSVSCVAFSPSGAYVVSVGSQYDMTVCVWDWKKGSVLASNKVSSSVSAISFSQDGGYFVTAGKRHVKFWYLDASKEQQVSSNMTVPLIGRSGVLGEQHKRVFSGVACGRGPAAKATFAVTQSALLCRFDASRRLDAWVPLKASCAHSLALSDHLVFCGCADGLVRVFSPSDLRYITTLPRPHRLGAELIMPRPFSPRLGHHYPDVGAMTFNPRLHHLTCVYSDHSVYVWDVEHLEKVCPQPSPARPVPSWFLTCSSDNTIRLWRVHSDAANNNIDSNDLLRILYVGDDRQAEQGDKSDADGKSWVRALALSPDGRQLATGDVCGTLRIFDLESLDELVKMEAHDAEILALEFSPPSTGVRLLASAGRDRLVRIFNLDRNFGLAQTVADHSASALAVKFAGDAEHVRLASCGADRSVYFYQRTEAADGSVHFVRTAQALEKTSLSDMDGDTSRTHVAVACQDRIVRLYNVETGKLSKSLKDSSTEGALLKVHVDPSGSYVATSCSNKNISILDYQSGERVASLSGHSELVTCLRFSEDCQHLISTSADSCVFVWRLDPRMTATMTRKKAADLRLLTSHASVTHWAETIPFSRETFLVGPACQLPGAKLPWVATCTPSRPDPEGPPPILTNGKMPMWYRRLQGEPTTSSYVQSDAEPAPVRNRWLENSPLIILDYSLSSSKTDEDEDGEDKDEDFIPQSLEHLLRDEQDEEVERSFRDHLAQDRTCSAGTQSAAGDGSWSGFLHRHDDSSADLRPQNDAICVRDSKLAIQAAHQPPCFHQVDSGERGAARQRTNQPSPDSACSTGSAGSFDDDDMDSVTRGISAASSLVDQEETTYSASSEENLDWSSPQFQDLHLHPRLSVCRDFLSRFRHRLRDRTSQATPPMSICASVLEESHSTVNCERLPPC, from the exons ATGGCAGAGCTCACCGACTGTGGCGGTTCCTTCCACGCCGCCAAGAGGAAATCAGCAGCGGGGAAGACGAGCCGTCACAAGACCTCG GTGAAACTGGAAAAAGTTCTGGGCATCAGCACGGCCAGCAGCAGCGCTTTGGCGTCCGATCCAAACTCCGGGCTTGTCGCCTATCCCGCAGG gTGTGTGGTGGTGCTCCTCCAGCCGCAGATCAACACCCAAAGTCACATCGTCAACACGTCCAG gaAACCTTTCAGCGCTTTGGCCTTCTCCTGCGATGGCAAACATCTGGTCACTGGGGAG aGTGGCCACTTgccgtgcgtgcgcgtgtggcaGGTGGACGAGGGCGTGGAAGTGGGCAGCGTTCAGAAGCACAAGTGCAGCGTTTCCTGCGTGGCCTTCTCCCCCAGCGGCGCTTACGTCGTCTCCGTCGGATCCCAGTACGACATGACCGTGTGCGTGTGGGACTGGAAg AAAGGTTCCGTCCTGGCTTCCAATAAAGTGTCCAGCAGCGTGTCGGCCATTTCCTTTTCTCAGGACGGCGGTTACTTTGTTACCGCCGGCAAACGACACGTCAAGTTTTGGTACCTGGACGCCTCCAAGGAGCAGCAG GTGAGCAGCAACATGACAGTGCCTCTGATTGGTCGCTCGGGCGTGCTGGGCGAGCAGCACAAGCGCGTCTTCAGCGGCGTGGCGTGCGGCCGCGGCCCCGCCGCCAAAGCCACCTTCGCCGTCACCCAGTCGGCGCTACTGTGCCGCTTTGACGCCAGCCGCCGTTTGGATGCTTGGGTGCCCCTCAAG GCGTCGTGCGCGCACAGCCTGGCGCTCAGCGACCACTTGGTGTTTTGCGGCTGCGCTGACGGTTTGGTGCGTGTCTTCTCGCCGTCCGACCTGCGCTACATCACCACCCTGCCTCGCCCGCACCGCCTGGGGGCGGAGCTTATCATGCCCAG GCCGTTCAGCCCCAGGTTGGGTCACCACTACCCCGACGTGGGGGCCATGACCTTTAACCCCAGGCTTCACCATCTGACGTGCGTGTACAGCGACCACAGCGTTTACGTTTGGGACGTGGAGCATCTGGAGAAG GTGTGTCCGCAGCCGTCCCCGGCACGTCCAGTGCCATCTTGGTTCCTCACCTGCTCGTCAGACAACACCATCAGGCTGTGGCGCGTCCACTCGGACGCGGCGAACAACAACATCGACAGCAAC GACCTGCTGAGGATTTTATATGTGGGAGACGACAGGCAGGCGGAGCAGGGCGACAAATCGGACGCTGACGGGAAGTCGTGGGTCCGAGCGCTGGCCCTCAGTCCCGACGGACGGCAGCTGGCCACCGGAGATGTCTGCGGAACGCTGCG CATCTTCGATTTGGAGTCGCTGGACGAGCTGGTGAAGATGGAGGCTCACGACGCGGAGATTTTGGCTCTGGAGTTCTCGCCCCCCTCCACAG GCGTGAGGCTGCTCGCCAGCGCCGGCAGAGACCGCCTGGTTCGGATCTTCAACTTGGACCGCAACTTCGGTCTGGCGCAGACGGTCGCCGACCACTCGGCCTCGGCGCTGGCCGTCAAGTTCGCAG GTGACGCCGAGCACGTCCGCTTGGCCAGCTGCGGCGCCGACAGGAGCGTCTACTTCTATCAGCGG ACAGAGGCAGCGGATGGCAGCGTGCATTTTGTTCGGACAGCGCAAGCATTGGAGAAGACGTCGCTGTCCGACATGGACGGCGACACGTCGAGGACGCACGTGGCCGTCGCTTGTCAGGACAGAATCGTGCG GCTGTACAACGTTGAGACGGGAAAGCTGAGCAAAAGTTTGAAAGACTCGAGCACCGAAGGAGCTTTGCTGAAG GTCCACGTGGACCCGTCGGGCTCGTACGTGGCCACCAGCTGCTCCAACAAGAACATCAGCATCTTGGACTACCAGTCGGGAGAGCGCGTGGCTTCCCTCTCGGGACATTCGG AGCTGGTGACGTGCTTGAGGTTCAGCGAGGACTGCCAACACCTGATCAGCACATCAGCAGACAG TTGCGTGTTTGTGTGGCGGCTGGACCCCCGCATGACGGCCACCATGACGAGGAAGAAGGCAGCAGACCTGCGCTTGCTCACATCTCACGCGTCCGTCACTCACTGGGCGGAGACTATTCCTTTCAGTCGGGAAACCTTTCTGGTCGGGCCGGCTTGTCAGCTGCCCGGTGCCAAGCTGCCCTGGGTGGCGACCTGCACACCGTCCAGACCGGACCCCGAAG GTCCTCCGCCAATACTCACCAATGGCAAGATGCCCATGTGGTACCGGAGActg CAGGGCGAGCCGACAACCTCCTCATACGTCCAGTCGGACGCAGAGCCTGCTCCGGTGCGGAATCGCTGGCTGGAAAACAGTCCACTGATCATCTTGGACTACTCTCTGAGTAGCAGCAAGACTGACGAGGACGAAGATGGCGAGGACAAGGACGAGGACTTCATTCCGCAGAGTCTGGAGCATCTGCTCAGAGACGAGCAAGACGAGGAGGTGGAACGGAGCTTCCGGGATCATCTGGCGCAGGATCGTACGTGCTCAGCTGGCACGCAGAGCGCAGCGGGAGACGGCAGCTGGAGTGGCTTCCTCCATCGTCATGATGACTCGTCCGCCGACCTTCGCCCTCAAAACGATGCCATCTGCGTGCGTGACAG CAAGCTTGCCATCCAGGCGGCACATCAGCCACCTTGCTTCCATCAGGTGGATAGTGGCGAGCGGGGGGCGGCGCGCCAGAGGACCAATCAGCCGAGCCCGGACTCCGCCTGCTCGACAGGCTCGGCTGGAAGCTTTGACGATGACG aCATGGACTCAGTGACTCGGGGCATTTCTGCAGCCAGTTCACTTGTGGACCAAGAGGAGACGACGTACTCGGCTTCCAGTGAAG AAAATTTAGATTGGAGCTCCCCGCAGTTCCAAGACTTGCACCTGCACCCGCGACTCAGCGTCTGCAGAGACTTCCTGTCCCGCTTCCGCCACCGCCTAAG GGACCGCACAAGCCAAGCCACGCCCCCCATGTCCATTTGTGCCAGCGTCCTAGAAGAGAGCCACTCAACG GTCAATTGTGAGAGGTTGCCACCGTGTTGA